DNA sequence from the Halorussus limi genome:
CGGAGTCGTCGGGCGAGACGGTTTCGAGGTCGTCTGCAGTCGTCATCACGTCTCGGACGCGCACGTCGCGGAACGCGGCGTTCATGACGGTCTGTTGGGCCTCGCTGGTCGCGCCGATGTAGATGAAGAACGCGATGCCGATGAGGAGCCAGTTCCCGCTGAACAGGCCGAACAGGCCGAGGACGATGGCGAAGATCTTGCCGACCTCGGCGGCGGTCTGGGTCGCGTCGGCGAACGACCGGTTGCGGGCCAGCAGCGCCCGAAGGACGCGCCCGCCGTCCATCGGGAAGCCGGGCAGGAGGTTGAATATCGCCAGCGTGATGTTTATCAGCGCGAGGTAGCCGAACAGGAACTGGACCGCCGGTAGCCCCCCGGTGACGAGGACGACGCCGTAGGAGAGGGCCCCGAGCGCGACGCTGACCGCGGGACCGGCGACGGCGATGAGCAGTTCCTGTTTCCACTCCTCGGGGGTCTCGGTCAGGCGCGCGATGCCGCCGAAAATCCACAGCGTGATGGAGTCGATGGGGAAGCCAAAGCGCATCGCCACCAGCGAGTGGCCGAGTTCGTGGAGGACGACCCCGACGAACAGTCCGATCGCCGCGACGGCGCCGAGTACCAGTTCCAGATTACCAGTCGTGAGCGTCGCGCTGTCGAGTTCGGTTCCGAAGAGCAGATTGAGACTCTCGACCAGCGACCCCACCTGCGTGCCGATGAGCCACGCGAACACCGGCAAGACGAGTAGGAACGTCAGGTCGAGTTTTATCGGAATCCCGAACGCCCGCCCGACAGTGAAACTTCTCATACCTATGCGTAACCGTGGCAGGGTATTAACAGTGGGGTCGCGCCGGACTCTCCGGCCGACGACCGCGTCTCGCCGACGATTCCTCGCGGTTCCCTCGCCCGATTCGACCGAACGCTTCGGCGAACGAACTTATTACTTGCGGCCAAGCCAAAGTATTCAAGAGGCCCCCTGAGACACTGACGTACAACGTGGCAGACACCGAATATTGCAGACGGACCGCAGTCACCGGACTTTCCGTGTCTCCGACGGACGCCGCACGGCTTCGCGAGTTGGTCGACGCGTGGAAGCGCGGGTGCCAACTCGCGGTCAACGAGGCGTGGGGTGTCTGTCACACGAGAAGCGAAGTCCAACAGCTCGCGTACGACCGCCTGCGCGAGGAGACGTCGCTCGGCAGTCAGCACGCGGTGTTGGCGACCCACCGGGCGGCCGAGGCCATCAAGCGCGCCCGCCAGCGCGATACCGACAAGCCGGAGTTCACGAGTCCGACCGTCGCGTTCGACACCCGGACGATGACGGTGTTCGACGACCGGACCGTCAGCCTCACGACGACCGGCGAGCGCGTCCGGTGCGACTTGAAACTCCCCGCCGGCGACGGCTACCAGTCGCGCTACCTCGACGACGAGGACTGGGAACCCGCCAAGAGCACCCTCCACTACCGCGACGGCGAGTTCACCTTCCACCTCGGCTTCCGGACGCCCCGGCCCGCCATCGACCCGCCGACCGAGGGCGCGACGGTCCTCGGCGTCGATTTGGGCGTCGAGAACCTCGCCGTCACCAGCACCGCGCGCTTCTTCGACGCAGGCGAACTGAACCACCGCCGCGAGGAGTTCGAGCGGGTACAGGCATCGCTCGAAGCCACCGGCACCCGGAGCGCGGCCCGGACCCTCCGACAGGCGGGCAACCGCGTCGACCGCTACGTCCGCCAGCGCCTCCACGAAGTTGCCAACGGCATCGTCGCCGAGGCCGAGGAGTACGACTGCGAGTTGATAGCCTTCGGGGAACTGACCGAGGCCGTCGACCTGCTCCCCGAGGCCGACCCGTACCACGAATGGCTGTTCCAGCGTCTCCTCTCGTTCGTGGAGTACCGCGCGGCCGAGCGCGGCATCGCGGTCGTCGAAGTGAATCCGGAGTACACCAGCCAGCGGTGCATGGAGTGTGGCTTCACCCACCCGCAGAACCGGAATCTGGACGCGAACCAGTTCGAGTGCCTGAAGTGCGAGGCGTCGGCCCACGACGACTACAACGCCGCCAAGAACATCGCGTTCCGGTGCGTCCGCCGGGGACCGCTCTCCTCCCGGGGTCTCGGTGCCGCGGCGTGCGCGTTGCAGTCGGGAGTCGTGACGCCCGACGACGGATTCACGCCGTACGCGGAGTTGTCCGAGGCTCCGCGGTCGGACTGAGTGGGGAACCGGTCTCGCCTCCGACGCAACTTTTTACCACTCACGCGCGTAGGTCCGAGCATGAGCCAGCAACCGAAGCCACTGATTCGACGGAGCGGAGACATCGAGTACGAGGACGTGGGCGCGGCCGAGGGGATGCGAAAGGGCGTCCTCGTGGACGAGAGTCGCGGCGCGCCGAACTTCGCCATCCGCCGGTTCGAACTCGACCCCGGCGCGTCGGTGCCCGAACACACAAACGAGGTCGAACACGAGCAGTACGTTCTGTCCGGTGAGTACACGGTCGGCATCGACGACGAAGAACACACCGTGAGCGAAGGCGATTCGCTCCTCATTCCGGCGGGCGTCGTCCACTGGTACAGAAACGAGAGCGAGGAACCGGGCGCGTTCCTCTGCGCCGTGCCCAACGGCGACGACGAGATAGAACTGGTAGAAGAAGGGCAGAAGTCGTAGAAGCTATTCGTATTCCGGAAGCGAGACGAGGGCCTGAATGTCAGCGGAAATCCACGCGTCGGTGTCCGACCGGTCCTGCATTCGGACCGTCGGCTTTCCGCCCGCGTCGTCCTCCTCTATTTCAAGCGTCACTTGTTCGTCAAACCGCTCGGGTAACCGCTTGTTGTGTTTCCCCCTCATAGTTGGTCGGTCTGTGCGCACTCGGCGCTTACCACGAGACGGTCTTTGTTATTTGCCGGTTGCCGAGTCGGTAGTGTCGGAGTAACGCCGTGCCACGTCAGTTATTGCCGGCTTACCTCGCGGTATGGCGGCGTTTCCGCCGGTCCATCTCTGTCTGCCGGTCGCCTGACGCCGGCGACCCTGCGACCTCGGGCCCTCGAATCCTCGGTTCCGAATCGCTCAAATACCGCGAGCTATTACCCGTGAACGTGTCGAAGCAGGTCCCGCAGGTAGACGCGCTGTTCCTCCACGAGTCGTCCGGCGACTACGTCGCGGTCGTGAATCGGGACGACGAGCGCGTCTTCCGAGCCAAACTCGAACTGAAGGAGACGAGCGCCGGTCCGCGCCCCGGCAAGTTCCGCGTCAAGCGCGGCACCAGCGAGGAGCCGCGCAGTCCCGACCAGTTCGTGGAGATAGCGCGCAGAGCCGACCGCATCCGCATCTCCCAGCAGACCTCTGCCGAGGCCCGCGCGGAATTACAGGAGATGCTCGACGCCTACCAACTCGACGCCAAGGCGGTCCGCACCTGCCGGTTCTGCGCGTCGAGCGGCCACTACTCGCCCATCACGAGCGACACCGCGGTCGATACCGGCGACGAGTACATCTGCCCCGACTGCGCGAAAGAGGAGTTGGAGCGCGAACTCTCCTTCCAGGGCGACATGACCCGCGAGGCCCAGGACCGACTCGAGGACCTCCTGCTCGAAGTGCAGGACCTCGAACGCATCACCAACCTGCTGAAGGGGCAACTCGACCCCGACCTCACGAAGTTCGACGAGATAAGCGCGAACGTCGAGGACGTGGACAACATCCGGGTCGATTCGCTCGACCTCCACCCGGGCATCCAGAACCTGCTGGAGTCGCGCTTCGAGGAACTGCTCCCGGTCCAGAGCCTCGCGGTCCAGAACGGCCTGCTCGACGGCGAGGACCAACTCGTCGTGAGCGCCACCGCGACCGGGAAGACGCTGGTCGGCGAGATGACCGGCATCGACCGCGTGCTGAACGGAAAGGGCAAGATGCTCTTTCTCGTTCCGCTTGTCGCCCTCGCCAACCAGAAACACGAGGACTTCGAGGACGAGTACGGCGACCTCGTGGACGTGACCATCCGGGTGGGCGCGAGCAGGGTGCGAGACGACGGCCACGCCTTCGACCCGAGCGCCGACGTCATCGTCGGCACCTACGAGGGCGTCGACCACGCGCTCCGGACCGGTCGCGACCTCGGCGACATCGGGACCGTCGTCATCGACGAGGTCCACACCCTCAAGGAGCAAGAGCGGGGACACCGCCTCGACGGTCTCATCGCGCGTCTCAAGCACTACTGCGAGACCCGCGCCAGCCAGCGCAACGACTACGGCGGCGCGCAGTGGGTCTACCTCTCGGCGACGGTCGGCAACCCCGGTTCGCTGGCCGAGTCGCTGGAGGCCAACCTCGTGGAGTTCGAGGAGCGGCCCGTTCCGCTCGAACGCCACGTCACGTTCGCCGACGGCAAGGAGAAGCCCGACATCGAGAACAAACTCGTCCGGCGCGAGTACGACACCAAGTCCTCGCAGGGCTACCGGGGCCAGACCATCATCTTCACCAACTCCCGGCGTCGGTGTCACGAAATTTCCCGCCAGTTGGAGTACAGTTCCGCGCCCTACCACGCCGGACTCGACTACGGCCGCCGGAAGAAGGTCGAGCGCATGTTCGCCGACCAGGACCTCGCGGCGGTCGTGACCACGGCCGCGCTCGCGGCCGGGGTGGACTTCCCGGCCTCGCAGGTCATCTTCGACACGCTCGCGATGGGCATCGAGTGGCTCTCGGTACAGGAGTTCCACCAGATGCTCGGGCGGGCGGGTCGCCCGGACTACCACGACCGCGGGAAGGTGTACGTCCTCGTGGAACCCGACACGGCCTACCACAACAGCATGGAGATGACCGAAGACGAGGTGGCGTTCAAACTCCTCAAGGGCGAGATGGAGAACGTCCAGACGCTCTACGACGAGAGCTCCGCGGTCGAGGAGACGCTGGCCAACATCACGGTCGCCGGAGCAGAGGCGAAGCGCCTCGGCGACCGGATGATAGGCGAGATTCCGACCAAGCACGCGCTCGGAAAACTGCTCGAGTACGGCTTCATCGACGGACTCGAACCCACCGACCTCGGCCGAGTCGTCACGAGTCACTTCCTCGCTCCCGACGAGGCGTTCAAGATTCTCGACGGGGTCCGGAAGGACAACCACCCCTTCGAAATCGTCGCCGAACTCGAACTCCACGGCGAGGAAGAGTGACGCTCCTCCCGTCTCCACTTCGTGCGGAGCGACCGGAACGGGACGATTCGCCCTCGCGTCTGACGTTCGTCTGACTGGTTTTAATAAACCGTAACCCCGAACCTCAATCCAATGGCCACAGCTAACGGTAAACGGCCGTGTCCGGGTGGCTCCGTGGTTCACGAGACGCGTCACGACGGCGACGCCGTCTCGATTAGCGAGACTATCATCGAGGCGGTCGCCGCTGCCGAGGGCGTAGACCCGACCGACCGCGACCTGCAACTCTACGAGGCGGTCGACCTCGAAGCTCTCGACGCGCTCTTCGACCGCCGCTCGTCCGACGGCCACTGGCAGTTCGAGTTCTCCGTCGACGACTATCTGGTGGTCGTGACCGGCGACGGCAACGTCTCGGTCTGGGAACGGTGACGCCGCCGGCCGTTACGGCGCCGAGACCGGCCGCCTCGCGAAGTCAACACCATTTTTATTTCCGCCGTGAGTCGTGTTGGACGTGGCACTCTCGCTGACGCCGAGCATCGTCGTCGTGTTCGCGGTCATCCTCGCGGCGTTGGTGCTGTTCGCGACAGAACCGGTCCCCATCGACATCACCGCCATCGGCATCATGGTCGCGCTGATGGTGCTGGAACCGTGGACCCGGGTCTCTCCTGCCGAGGGCGTCTCCGGATTCGCCAGTTCCGCGACCGTCACGGTGCTGGCGATGTTCATCCTGAGCTACGGCGTCCAGCGGACCGGCGCGGTCCAGATTCTCGG
Encoded proteins:
- a CDS encoding CBS domain-containing protein is translated as MRSFTVGRAFGIPIKLDLTFLLVLPVFAWLIGTQVGSLVESLNLLFGTELDSATLTTGNLELVLGAVAAIGLFVGVVLHELGHSLVAMRFGFPIDSITLWIFGGIARLTETPEEWKQELLIAVAGPAVSVALGALSYGVVLVTGGLPAVQFLFGYLALINITLAIFNLLPGFPMDGGRVLRALLARNRSFADATQTAAEVGKIFAIVLGLFGLFSGNWLLIGIAFFIYIGATSEAQQTVMNAAFRDVRVRDVMTTADDLETVSPDDSVAELMEAMFRQRHTGYPVVENGELVGMVTLDDARQVSEVERDAYTVGDVMSRDLKTIPASDDAMSAFEQIQQHGIGRLLVIDADGELAGLVSRTDLMTAFDIIQKSGRADRITPAEQPVRETEQPSR
- a CDS encoding RNA-guided endonuclease InsQ/TnpB family protein, with amino-acid sequence MADTEYCRRTAVTGLSVSPTDAARLRELVDAWKRGCQLAVNEAWGVCHTRSEVQQLAYDRLREETSLGSQHAVLATHRAAEAIKRARQRDTDKPEFTSPTVAFDTRTMTVFDDRTVSLTTTGERVRCDLKLPAGDGYQSRYLDDEDWEPAKSTLHYRDGEFTFHLGFRTPRPAIDPPTEGATVLGVDLGVENLAVTSTARFFDAGELNHRREEFERVQASLEATGTRSAARTLRQAGNRVDRYVRQRLHEVANGIVAEAEEYDCELIAFGELTEAVDLLPEADPYHEWLFQRLLSFVEYRAAERGIAVVEVNPEYTSQRCMECGFTHPQNRNLDANQFECLKCEASAHDDYNAAKNIAFRCVRRGPLSSRGLGAAACALQSGVVTPDDGFTPYAELSEAPRSD
- a CDS encoding cupin domain-containing protein — its product is MSQQPKPLIRRSGDIEYEDVGAAEGMRKGVLVDESRGAPNFAIRRFELDPGASVPEHTNEVEHEQYVLSGEYTVGIDDEEHTVSEGDSLLIPAGVVHWYRNESEEPGAFLCAVPNGDDEIELVEEGQKS
- a CDS encoding DEAD/DEAH box helicase, whose product is MSKQVPQVDALFLHESSGDYVAVVNRDDERVFRAKLELKETSAGPRPGKFRVKRGTSEEPRSPDQFVEIARRADRIRISQQTSAEARAELQEMLDAYQLDAKAVRTCRFCASSGHYSPITSDTAVDTGDEYICPDCAKEELERELSFQGDMTREAQDRLEDLLLEVQDLERITNLLKGQLDPDLTKFDEISANVEDVDNIRVDSLDLHPGIQNLLESRFEELLPVQSLAVQNGLLDGEDQLVVSATATGKTLVGEMTGIDRVLNGKGKMLFLVPLVALANQKHEDFEDEYGDLVDVTIRVGASRVRDDGHAFDPSADVIVGTYEGVDHALRTGRDLGDIGTVVIDEVHTLKEQERGHRLDGLIARLKHYCETRASQRNDYGGAQWVYLSATVGNPGSLAESLEANLVEFEERPVPLERHVTFADGKEKPDIENKLVRREYDTKSSQGYRGQTIIFTNSRRRCHEISRQLEYSSAPYHAGLDYGRRKKVERMFADQDLAAVVTTAALAAGVDFPASQVIFDTLAMGIEWLSVQEFHQMLGRAGRPDYHDRGKVYVLVEPDTAYHNSMEMTEDEVAFKLLKGEMENVQTLYDESSAVEETLANITVAGAEAKRLGDRMIGEIPTKHALGKLLEYGFIDGLEPTDLGRVVTSHFLAPDEAFKILDGVRKDNHPFEIVAELELHGEEE
- a CDS encoding HalOD1 output domain-containing protein, whose translation is MVHETRHDGDAVSISETIIEAVAAAEGVDPTDRDLQLYEAVDLEALDALFDRRSSDGHWQFEFSVDDYLVVVTGDGNVSVWER